Proteins found in one Melospiza georgiana isolate bMelGeo1 chromosome 1, bMelGeo1.pri, whole genome shotgun sequence genomic segment:
- the LOC131093616 gene encoding patched domain-containing protein 3-like, producing the protein MAGPRDPAERCSCRNTNCVERPLRRLFEGLASGVAACPWPFVLVPLLLSGGLGAGFVFLPQRQENDIEGQFTPTWGPAKAERDFVRRHFPTNDSERFSAARLPTEGAYAALIAVATNGTSVLDAAPWAEVLRLNATVHDAEYERLCARTDGGCASPNELLSRWGDAGPQDPRSLRFPVNDNIFLGTALGGVETDGGRVLRARALKLRYYLREDGPEAQDSRQWLEGFLQNISSKVAELRLGSIQVTYFTSLSRQQEFEGNTKSVIPLFSLTYFLTVTFAIVSCLRLSCIRNNIWLASCGVLSSGLAVLSSFGLMLFCGVPFVVTVANAPFLILGVGVDDMFIMIASWEQSLRKKEKSNVKSLLAETYSEAALSVTITTLTDVLAFFIGTWTAFPSVRSFCLYTGTAFIFCYVYTLTFFGAVLVLNHKREQGNRHWLTCMRVDVGKDQAENSCLYNACCIGSCSRQPSEPEGDHPMNVFFKKYYGPFVTNKWSKVLMVLLYGAYLAGSIYGCTQVREGIDLRNLANDASYVIPYYDDDDKYFSTYGPRVMVAITESVDYWNESVRLAIESCAQNLEDISYVDKNLTESWLRVYTELDKKGLISINSKTDFLNNLNVLFGIRHSFEWDINKTQDEIEASRFFIQTVNVTSAVDEKNLLNELREAAKQCSIPLKVYHPAFIYYDQYLVIVQNTIQNVVVAAGAMLIVSLVLIPNPLCCLWVTFAIASVIVGVAGFMTFWNVNLDSISMINLVICIGFSVDFSAHISYAFVTSGESSANKRAIEALSLLGYPVLQGAVSTILGVVVLAAASTYIFRTFFKIMFLVILFGALHGLVFIPVFLTFFGNFGSSPHNTMSISLENRFRNDKDCP; encoded by the exons ATGGCGGGGCCGCGGGACCCCGCGGAGCGCTGCTCCTGCCGCAACACCAACTGCGTGGAGCGGCCGCTGCGCCGGCTCTTCGAAGGGCTGGCGAGCGGCGTGGCCGCCTGCCCCTGGCCCTTCGTGCTGGTGCCGCTGCTGCTGTCGGGCGGGCTGGGCGCCGGCTTCGTCTTCCTACCGCAGCGGCAGGAGAACGACATCGAGGGGCAGTTCACGCCCACGTGGGGGCCCGCCAAGGCCGAGCGCGACTTCGTGCGGCGGCACTTCCCCACCAACGACTCGGAGCGCTTCTCCGCCGCGCGGCTGCCCACCGAGGGCGCCTACGCCGCCCTCATCGCCGTGGCGACGAACGGGACCTCGGTGCTGGACGCGGCGCCGTGGGCAGAGGTGCTGCGGCTGAACGCGACCGTGCACGACGCCGAGTACGAGCGGCTCTGCGCCCGCACCGACGgcggctgtgccagccccaacGAGCTGCTGTCGCGGTGGGGCGATGCGGGACCGCAGGACCCGAGGAGCCTCCGCTTCCCCGTCAACGACAACATCTTCCTGGGGACCGCGCTGGGCGGCGTGGAGACGGACGGCGGGCGGGTGCTGAGGGCGCGGGCCCTGAAGCTGCGGTATTACCTGCGGGAGGACGGCCCCGAGGCGCAGGACAGCCGGCAGTGGCTGGAGGGCTTCCTGCAGAACATCTCGTCCAAAGTGGCGGAGTTGCGCCTCGGCTCCATTCAG GTGACTTATTTTACCTCGCTGTCCAGACAACAAGAGTTTGAAGGAAATACCAAGAGTGTGATCCCCCTCTTCTCCTTAACATATTTCCTGACAGTAACCTTTGCAATCGTCTCTTGCCTAAG actGAGCTGTATAAGAAATAATATCTGGCTTGCAAGCTGTGGAGTGCTTTCTTCTGGCTTAGCTGTATTGAGCAGCTTTGGATTGATGCTCTTCTGTGGAGTGCCGTTTGTGGTCACTGTAGCAAATGCACCATTCCTCATTCTGG GGGTTGGTGTTGATGACATGTTCATCATGATTGCTTCCTGGGAACAAagtttaaggaaaaaagagaaatccaaTGTTAAATCTCTGCTGGCTGAGACTTATTCAGAGGCAGCACTTTCTGTGACCATCACCACTCTGACGGATGTTTTGGCCTTCTTCATTGGCACCTGGACTGCTTTTCCATCCGTGAGGTCCTTCTGCCTCTATACAGGGACAGCTTTTATCTTCTGCTATGTATACACCTTGACCTTCTTTGGGGCAGTTCTGGTATTAAATCACAAAAGGGAGCAAGGGAACCGGCACTGGCTGACTTGTATGCGTGTGGATGTAGGTAAAGATCAGGCTGAGAACTCCTGCTTGTACAATGCTTGCTGTATCGGCAGCTGTTCTAGGCAGCCATCTGAGCCAGAAGGTGACCATCCAATGAACGTGTTCTTTAAGAAGTATTATGGCCCTTTTGTTACAAATAAATGGAGCAAGGTGCTCATGGTGTTGCTCTACGGAGCATATTTGGCCGGCAGCATTTATGGGTGTACTCAGGTCAGGGAAGGCATCGATCTCCGAAATCTGGCAAATGATGCCTCCTATGTTATTCCATactatgatgatgatgacaaaTACTTCTCCACATATGGACCCAGGGTCATGGTTGCCATTACTGAGAGTGTAGATTATTGGAATGAGTCGGTGCGTCTTGCTATTGAGAGCTGTGCACAGAATTTAGAGGACATTTCCTATGTAGATAAGAACCTCACAGAGTCGTGGCTGAGAGTATACACAGAACTTGACAAAAAGGGTTTGATAAGTATAAACAGTAAAACTGACTTCTTAAATAACTTAAATGTACTGTTCGGAATTCGTCACAGTTTTGAGTGGGACATAAACAAGACTCAGGATGAAATAGAGGCTTCACGTTTCTTCATCCAGACAGTGAACGTGACATCAGCCGTGGATGAGAAGAACCTCCTCAATGAGTTAAGAGAGGCAGCCAAGCAGTGCAGCATTCCACTGAAGGTGTATCACCCAGCCTTCATCTACTACGACCAGTACCTGGTAATAGTGCAGAACACTATTCAAAATGTTGTGGTTGCTGCCGGGGCCATGCTCATTGTGTCCCTCGTGCTCATTCCCAACCCGTTGTGCTGCTTGTGGGTGACCTTTGCTATAGCCTCTGTTATAGTTGGCGTTGCTGGTTTCATGACGTTCTGGAACGTCAACCTCGATTCCATATCCATGATCAACCTGGTCATTTGCATTGGGTTTTCAGTAGATTTTTCTGCTCATATTTCCTATGCCTTTGTTACGAGTGGAGAGTCATCGGCCAATAAAAGGGCAATTgaagctctgtccctgctgggttACCCAGTTCTACAAGGTGCAGTTTCTACAATACTGGGCGTAGTCGTCCTGGCTGCAGCGAGCACCTACATCTTTAGGACATTTTTCAAGATCATGTTCCTTGTTATTTTGTTTGGGGCTCTTCATGGTCTTGTTTTTATTCCAgtgtttttaacattttttggAAACTTTGGCAGTTCACCTCACAATACCATGTCTATAAGTTTAGAGAATAGGTTTAGAAATGATAAGGACTGTCcatga